Below is a genomic region from Propionispora vibrioides.
GAGCAATATATAGAGGTCGGCATTGCCGAGCAAAACTCGGTAGGCGTTGCCGCCGGGCTGGCAAGCTGCGGCTTGATCCCCTTTGTAGGTACTTATGGCGGCTTTATTACCATGCGGGCCGGGGAACAGGTCCGTACCTTTGTGGCCTATCCCGGCCTTAATGTTAAGCTTATCGGAATTAATGGCGGCGTGTTCTGTGGCGAGAAGGAAGGCGTTACCCATCAGTTTTTTGAAGACCTGGGGATTGTGCGCAGCATTCCGGGAATTACCGTCATTGTGCCGGCCGATGCCCACCAGATGTATCACGCCGTAAAGGCCGCTGCCGCCATCCCGGGACCGGTGTACATCCGGGCCGGCAGTGGACGGGAGCATGTGGTATATGATGCGGATACTCCGTTTGAACTGGGAAAAATCCGCATTTTAAAAGAATTTGGCACCGATGTGGCTGTGTTAGCCAACGGGTTTATTTTAAACCGGGTATTGGAAGCGGCGCAAATTGCTGCCGAACAGGGAATTCGAGTGACCGTAGCTGATGTGGCAACTCTTAAACCGTTGGATACGGAGGGGATTGCCG
It encodes:
- a CDS encoding transketolase family protein, encoding MMSNYKGTREAFAQAMLELAGQDDRVMFVSADSLKAMRATAFMEQFPEQYIEVGIAEQNSVGVAAGLASCGLIPFVGTYGGFITMRAGEQVRTFVAYPGLNVKLIGINGGVFCGEKEGVTHQFFEDLGIVRSIPGITVIVPADAHQMYHAVKAAAAIPGPVYIRAGSGREHVVYDADTPFELGKIRILKEFGTDVAVLANGFILNRVLEAAQIAAEQGIRVTVADVATLKPLDTEGIAALLEACGTAVTIEDHNIIGGLADAVAKVSTERQPVRIERVGLQDIFPSSGAAEEVLDYYGMSVADIVKAIQRAYHNK